The DNA segment GCTCCGATACGTTGCAGCTCCACCGAAGCCCGCATCGGCCGCAGCCTTGATTGCGCCAGCGAGCTTCGCTTTCACTTCCCCGGACATCTCCCAAGACTGTTGTGAGCCCTTAAGGGGAACCTCGTCACACATCGCGTTGGCAAATTCTCTGATTTGGTCCAACGCTTCCTTGGTCGTGTTGCTAGCAGCTGCATGCCCCGCCAAGGATAAACAAGTCAGTGCAAGCGCAAGCAGGTAACGACTCATCTGGGTAAGCGAAACTGAGTAGGCCATGATGTTAGTGTGACTTAAGGTCGACTCGCAGAATATCAATTCCACCGCGCGGGCGCAATGCACCACCCTGGTGGCGGCCTCAGTCCTGAATTTTGGCGTCAGATGTCCTGGTATAAAGTCCTGGGACGAGCGCTCAGCTCGATGCGGCACGGGAAGCAACAATCAACGAGGAGCCGGCCAGGGTAATTCGGCAGTTCGTTTCTCTTAGCGCGACCCAATATGCGGCGAATCGATGTACATACACGACGGCCGGAAAGAATTCCCCGGAAGGCTTGTCGGCGGGTGTGAGGAACACCCCGCCGAGCATGTCTACTCGTTCGACAGGTACAAACCGGTCGGCCTTCGAAGTGCCCAATAGGGCCCACACTCAATTGTGTGGCGCTGTTAGCCGCTCGGTTCAATAAGCTTCTCTAGCAGCGAGACAGTGCGTCTTGCATTCTCCAGCGCACCCTCAAGCCCAACCTCCGCATGATGTCGACCGTGCACCGCTTCTGCCAGTTGGCGGAGGCAGTAATTGATGAGGTGAGTTGGCGCGCCGAGCTTTCCGGACTCGTATCTGGAAAGGCAGGACTTGTTGATGCGCAGGGAGGCTGCGAATTCTGCTTGCGTGCTCTTGCCGCGCGCCCAGCGAATAAGTTCGCCCTGAGTTTCGGGAGGAAACATTCAACGTTGATGCTACAATGACATTAAGATGCTATAATAGCATCTTCGGACGAGCATGTCGCCTATACTTCGTCTCGAGACTTTTAGAGGTTCCTGATGGCCCGTTCCGACCAAGTGAAGGCACTGCTGCGCGCATACGCTGGTGACAATCACGAGCATTTCTTCGCGGTTGCCATGCAAATGGCCGCGGACGAAGCACATCGTGGACACACCAAGCTCGCTGCTGAGCTGCGCGACCTAGTCGACGCGGCGAAGGCTGGCAGGGTCTCGGCGGGCGGGGCGGCCCGCAGCAAAGTTAGTCAGCGCCCAATTCCCCTCGCGCAGCCGAAGGGCGAGCTGTCGGAACTGTTGAGCGTCCAGTATCCGCACGAGCACCTGCAACACATGGTGTTACCGGATGCGGTCCGAAACAAGCTCAACCGCGTTTTGCGCGAGCAGCGGCATCACGAGCAACTGCGCACGTACGGACTGAGTCCGCGTCGCAAACTCTTACTCGTCGGGCCTCCAGGTACAGGTAAGACGATGACCGCTGCGGTTCTCGCTGGCGAGTTGCGACTTCCGCTGTTTACGGCGCGGTTCGACAGTCTCATCACCAAGTTCATGGGCGAGAGCGCATCGAAGCTGCGCCTCGTTTTCGACGCGCTAAAGATGACGCGGGGCGTGTACTTCTTCGACGAATTTGATTCGTTGGGTCTGCAACGAGGAAGCCAGCACGACGTCGCCGAAATGCGCCGGACCTTAAATATGTTCCTGCAACTGATTGAGCAGGACACATCAGAAAGCTTGATTATCGCCGCCACGAACCACGGCAAGGACCTAGATGCAGCGTTGTTCCGTCGTTTTGATGACGTCGTGAAATATGAATCGCCGGACGAACTGCAGATTGAAGCACTATTGAGAAACAGCTTGGGAACGTTTGTCGCGCCCGACATCGACTTTCAGCGTCTTGCGCTTATCGGCATGGGCGAGTCACACGCCGACATCGTCAAAGCTTGCCTCGACGCGCTCAAAGACGCGGTCATGGAGGGGCAGGAAAAGATAAGCGAATCAAGCGTCGCGCGACACTTGGAAGAGCGCTCGCTCGGACGCAAGCTGCATCCATAGCACCTAAAATCTTGCTGTAGACTCCAAGCCTATAAAAATAAATCAAGGGCTTGAGAGAATGGCAGACGAACTTCGAAGTCACCTGTCCATCGACGGGCACGTTTCAACGCTTGCCTTCCGGTCGCCGCTATCGGTACAACGTGATGCGGTGCCGCAAAGAGACAGGGGGGCGCATGGCCGACGACTGCTCGGTCAGCTCCAGGAGCTGACTGATAGCATCGTGGCCTTTGAGGAGGCGCGGGAAGCTTTAGGCCTGCCCGAGCGCCGCGGAATGTCAATTGCCGTCGAATTTAGCCCTCGAGGGGCATTCGACTACGGTTCCGTTGAATGGAAACGTGATGGCATCGAATTGCTGACGGTCCTTGCGCACGTCAACTCAGACGTGGCAGTCTTGCATGTACCGGATGGCAAGCTCTCTGCCTTCGTCAAACGGGTCACCGAGTACATCGAACTCAACAACCCGAAAGGCACTGCGCCCAAGAATGCGTCACTTGTTAATGCAATTGACAACATTCGGCGCGCCGCATTCGCCGAGCTTTGGACTGACACAGCCGAACCACCCGACGACATACAGCCCCATTGGTTTCAGATTTGGCTGCGGCACACAAGCGGCTCCACTGCCGAGGTGGTTGACCAATTCCGCGAACAGGCGGTGAAGGTCGAAATCCAGGTTGAGCCAGGTTATGTAAGTTTTCCAGGCCGTGTGGTCGTCGCCGCACTGGGAACTAGGGCTGCTCTCGAGCATGCAGCTGAACTGCTCGACCTTGTGGCAGAAATCAGACTCATTGAGCCCAATGCGGAATTCTTCCTTAGCGAACTGACGCCTGCTGAGCAGGCTGACTGGATTCAGGATTTGCTGGACCGCACGACGTTCACCGTCGGTGACGACGTGCCCCATGTCTGCATTCTCGATACTGGCATTAACCGTGGGCACCCGTTGCTCGGTCCTGCTCTGGACGTAACGGACACCCATACGTACGACCCGGCTTGGCATAAGGACGACCATGCTGGTCATGGAAGCGAAATGGCTGGGATAGCACTATACGGTGACCTCACTGTTGCGCTGAATACACAGGAAGAACTCGAAATTCCCCACCGCCTCGAGTCCGTCAAAATTCTGCCGCCAGAGGGTCAAACACCGCCGAGGCTTTGGGGCGCCATCACTGCAGAGTCGGTTGGGCGGGTTGAGGTTGAAGCAGCCGACCGGCCACGAGTGTTTGCAATGATGACGACATCCGTCGGTCATCTCCTCGGAGCACCTTCGGAGTGGTCTGCGACAATTGACCAGCTAGCCTTTGGGCGCGCTCCCGTTGATATTACTGACCTTGATAGCGATGACGACGACGCTCCATGGGTTTCCCGCCTTTTTGTCCTATCGGCCGGCAATGTCGAATGGCAGTACTGGAATGAATATCCGGAAACGAACGCCCGAAGTCCGGTCCAGAATCCAGGCCAGTCGTGGAACGCCCTTACGGTAGGCGCTGCCACTACGCTGACCCAAATCGATACGAAGAAGTATGGGACACTTACTGCCATTGCTGCTTCAGGTCACTTGTCGCCAGCGTCAACAACGTCAGTGCTCTGGACGCGTTCAGCGTGGCCGTTTAAGCCCGATGTCGTCGCAGAGGGTGGCAACGGTTCGCTCGATGGCGGCATCCATGTCACCGTCGGTCCGGAGTCGCTTCGAGTATTGACCACCTCGAGCGACCCGACGGGCGAACCATTTGCAGCGTCGGGTGACACCAGCGCGGCGGCAGCGGAAGTGGCAAGAATTTGCGCGTACCTCCGGGCAAGGTATCCACAATACTGGCCGGAAACGATTCGGGGCCTCATCGTTCACGGGGCAGACCATACCGAGGCCATGCGCGCCACCTTACCGGATGAAACTAAACGTGCGGACAAGGAGCAACTGCTTCGCACCTTCGGTTACGGAATGGTAAACGCTGCACAGTCGGAATACTCGACTGCGCACAGACCGACGTTGGTTATACAACGGCAGTTCAACCCGTATCATCAGAAGGAGAATGGCAGCATCGTACTCGGTGAAATGCAGCTTCACGACCTGCCATGGCCGGTCGAAGAACTGCAGCGACTGGGGGCTGCACAAGTCGAACTCCGTATCACACTCTCCTACTTCGTCGAGCCGAATCCGAGTTCGCGTGGCTGGCAGAGCAAATTTCGCTACCAGTCTTATGCGCTGCGCTTCGCTGTCAAAGCGGCGACGGAAGATGACGACCAGTTCAAGCGCCGAATTAACAAGCTGGAACGCGTTCCCGAGGAAGACGCCGCGTTCAACGACCCGGACGTCGGGCAGTGGAGGTATGGTGCTCAGCTGCGTGCCCGCGGTTCGCTGCACTCGGACATTTGGACTGGAACTGCCGCGCAGCTTGGCTCAAAATCCAAGATAGCAGTGTTTCCGGTCGGCGGATGGTGGAAGGACTGGAAGGAGGCGAAGCAGTACGACTCCGAAGCGAGGTACTCCCTAATTGTATCTCTACGGGCCAGCGACGACATAGACACGGACATCTATGCACCAATCGCCGCCATCGTCGAGCAGGAGGCCGTGATTGCTGTTGATGTTGATGTCGGCTCTACAGACGCAGACCTTGCGTAGCGACGAACGCTTCAAATAGCCTGCAAAGCAATTGCGTTCAGTCGGTGCACGATTTGCCTACTACTGTGCGCGAGGCGGGATGCCATCTATTCACTCCATTCCAGGCAATTTTTCCGAGTGACCAATGCCTATTGACCTGTTTGCAGACCTCGGTCGGCCGAACTCTGAGTTGCATCCACAGTTCGTAGCCCTCAGGGACCTCCCTGGCTATGCGCCCGCTAGAGGATTGATTCGAGAACTGCAGGAGCACTTTGTTGACGCGGACGGAAACTTTGTCGAACAGTTTCAAACTTTCGCGTTTGATGCAAGAACCTTTGAGTTCTACCTAGCCGCAATGTTTAAGGCGATAGGACACGAAATTGACCGTAGCGTTGACAGGCCCGACTTTCTCATCAGCAAGAACGGAGTTACGGCGGCAGTAGAGGCTGTGACTGCCAACCCGCCCCCTGGGAAAGGCATACAGCCGTACTCCGCACTCGTGAAAGACTTATCACCTGATGAAGTAGTTCAACATTTTGAAAACACGGTACCCATCCGTCTTGGCAGCCCGCTATTTTCAAAGTTGAAGAAGCAGTACTGGTTACTCCCCCACGTGGCTGGTCGCCCATTAGTTTTGGCAATCCAGGACTTTCACACGGCGGGGTCCCTAATGTCCTCTAGTGCTCCTCTGATGCGCTACCTGTACGGACTCGGACACCAATGGTGGCACGACGCAAGTGGGAAACTCGTCATTGAAGGATACGAACTGGTTGAGCACCAGCTAGGTACAAAAAAGATACCCTCTGGATTTTTTTTCCAACCGGACGCAGAGTACATATCAGCGGTACTGTTCTGCAACAGTGGAACCATCCCTAAGTTCAACAGGATGGGGCACCAAGGGAAGTACCAAACTAAAGGTGTACGTATGCTCCGTTGTGGAACGTGTTACCGCCACGACCCTAATGCGACGATGCCAAAACCTTTCGTATACGAAGTAGGTTCCCCCGATAGAGAGCCAGAAACGTGGGCCGAAGGTACGGTCTTGCTTCGAAATCCCAATGCCTTGCACCCCTTGCCTAGCGAATGGCTCGGTGCCTCAGCCGAAGAAAACCTAGTCGACGGAACCGTTGTCACGACATTTGCAGAGCCATTCCTCCCGTATATGTCAATGACGAAGATATTCCATGGCGCGTCCAGAGGTGACTTGCGGAAAGAGGCTGAGAAGCTGGCCAAGGCTTTGCTATCCATTTTTCCCTCGTGACTGTTCGCGACGGATTCCACCAAATCGACTCGCACGTAACTGCATTCGCGTTTCTCGGTGTTCCCGCCGCATCGACATACCGGACGGGTGGGCTGCCAGACCCGGGAATACCGCCGCCCACAATGTAGAATCTGAACACCTTCTGTACCGTCGCCGGAAGCCGTGCGCAAAAGCACAACTTCCGAGCGGCGGCCATCGTAGAACGAGTAAGAGGCATAGGCCCCGAATCAATGAATCACCAAGCGCTATCTTCTTTCATCTGGTCCGTCGCCGACCTGCTGCGCGGCGACTACAAGCAATCCGAGTATGGCCGTGTCATTCTGCCTTTCACGGTGCTCCGCCGATTGGACTGCGTGCTTGAATCCACAAAAATGGCGGTCTTGGCTGAATTCGACGCCAAGACCAAGGCTGGCCTGAATCCGGCCCCCTTTCTCACCCGTAAGGCTGGGCAGTCGTTCTACAACACCTCCCCGCTGGACCTGG comes from the Cupriavidus basilensis genome and includes:
- a CDS encoding helix-turn-helix domain-containing protein; protein product: MFPPETQGELIRWARGKSTQAEFAASLRINKSCLSRYESGKLGAPTHLINYCLRQLAEAVHGRHHAEVGLEGALENARRTVSLLEKLIEPSG
- a CDS encoding AAA family ATPase, whose translation is MARSDQVKALLRAYAGDNHEHFFAVAMQMAADEAHRGHTKLAAELRDLVDAAKAGRVSAGGAARSKVSQRPIPLAQPKGELSELLSVQYPHEHLQHMVLPDAVRNKLNRVLREQRHHEQLRTYGLSPRRKLLLVGPPGTGKTMTAAVLAGELRLPLFTARFDSLITKFMGESASKLRLVFDALKMTRGVYFFDEFDSLGLQRGSQHDVAEMRRTLNMFLQLIEQDTSESLIIAATNHGKDLDAALFRRFDDVVKYESPDELQIEALLRNSLGTFVAPDIDFQRLALIGMGESHADIVKACLDALKDAVMEGQEKISESSVARHLEERSLGRKLHP
- a CDS encoding S8 family peptidase, whose translation is MAFEEAREALGLPERRGMSIAVEFSPRGAFDYGSVEWKRDGIELLTVLAHVNSDVAVLHVPDGKLSAFVKRVTEYIELNNPKGTAPKNASLVNAIDNIRRAAFAELWTDTAEPPDDIQPHWFQIWLRHTSGSTAEVVDQFREQAVKVEIQVEPGYVSFPGRVVVAALGTRAALEHAAELLDLVAEIRLIEPNAEFFLSELTPAEQADWIQDLLDRTTFTVGDDVPHVCILDTGINRGHPLLGPALDVTDTHTYDPAWHKDDHAGHGSEMAGIALYGDLTVALNTQEELEIPHRLESVKILPPEGQTPPRLWGAITAESVGRVEVEAADRPRVFAMMTTSVGHLLGAPSEWSATIDQLAFGRAPVDITDLDSDDDDAPWVSRLFVLSAGNVEWQYWNEYPETNARSPVQNPGQSWNALTVGAATTLTQIDTKKYGTLTAIAASGHLSPASTTSVLWTRSAWPFKPDVVAEGGNGSLDGGIHVTVGPESLRVLTTSSDPTGEPFAASGDTSAAAAEVARICAYLRARYPQYWPETIRGLIVHGADHTEAMRATLPDETKRADKEQLLRTFGYGMVNAAQSEYSTAHRPTLVIQRQFNPYHQKENGSIVLGEMQLHDLPWPVEELQRLGAAQVELRITLSYFVEPNPSSRGWQSKFRYQSYALRFAVKAATEDDDQFKRRINKLERVPEEDAAFNDPDVGQWRYGAQLRARGSLHSDIWTGTAAQLGSKSKIAVFPVGGWWKDWKEAKQYDSEARYSLIVSLRASDDIDTDIYAPIAAIVEQEAVIAVDVDVGSTDADLA